The DNA window CGGACTGACCCGGGCCAAATTCAAATATGAAGCCGGAGACCTGGGAGAATTCAAACGCATCGCCAGGAACATCCTGAAAAAAGTCCGCGAAATTGACCGCAAGGTCTGCATCCTCGAAAGCAAACAGGCCGTTGCCTAGCCTCCGAACCGAAATACCCGTCTAAACCCCCTGCCTGTCAGGGGGTTTTCTTTGTCTGCCGGGCACTTGTCATTCCAGGCCATCCGTGAAATAGTCCCTCGCCATGGACGAAAGCAAACCCTACCTGACCGATGACGGCATCCTGGTCATCCCCTTTGAATGTTCGGATAACGCCTACAAATACTGGAAACAGGAAGGCAAACCCATGACCGAGATCCTCGAAGAGCTGCACGCCAGCCCCGAAATCTGGGCATGTTACACCCACGAGCCCTATCCGACCAACGGCGACGGCGAATCCTAGAAGACGCTTCCGGCAGACCTTGGCTTGCTCCGACCGCAAGTATATCTTAAGACATCCACATGCGCAGCACATCCCTGACTCACTGGACGCTCTTTTCAGCGCCCCTCCTGCTCATCCTGGCCGCGATCTGGCTCGGATTCACCACCGAAGCGGACGTGGCCGTCTTCTTTCATGACCACAGGGCCGTGCATCCGACCCTCAAAACCGTCATGCAGCTGCTCACCGACTGGAGCAACCCCCTGTTCTACGCGGGCTACGGCCTGACGCTGTTGACCGCCTACAAATCAAACAACCGGGAACGGGTGCGTTTCATCCTCATCCTGCTCGTGGTCCAGGCCCTGGTGGCCGGACTGGCTGTGCATTTTCTCAAGACCTTCATAGGCCGTCCCCGGCCCGGCCAAGGGCAATGGTTCGATCCCCTGTCCTCCCGCGGCACACAACATTCCCTGCCCTCGGGCCACACCACCGAGATCACGGGGTGGGCTTTACCCTTGACCCTGCGCCTGGAACGAATATGGCTGACAGGCCTGTTCGGCGTGTTCGTCGGCCTGGTGGGTTTTTCCCGCATATATCTCGGCTGGCACCACCCCTCGGACGTTTTTTTCGGCTGGATGCTCGGCAGCGTCAGCGGTTTCGCCACCGTGATCATAGCCAACTCCACGCTCTTCACCGGGAGATCCTGACATGAGCCCATTCATTGCCCGCACCTGGGCACGACTTGAAAACCATCCCTGGTTGACCATGACCCTGGCCGTACTGGCCCAAACATGGTTTACCATGGGCAACCGCGCCCTCTGGTTCTCCGACGAGGTCCGATACGCAAACGCCTACCAGAACCTGGCCGAGGGCGGGAAATGGATGGTCCTGGCCCTGAACGGTCAGGTTTACCCGGACAAGCCCCCGGTCTATTTCTGGTTTCTCTGGCTGCTGGACACCCTGACCCCGTTCGATGCGCCGGAAGTATTCTTCCTTGGCGCGGCCCTTTCCGGCCTGTTTTTCCTGTTCTCGGCCTATGTCCTGGCCCGGACCCTCGGATTCGACAAAACAGTCAGCCTGGCTTCGACCCTGATCCTGCTCTCCTCATTCCTGCTGGCGGCCCTATTCCATTACTCGCGAATGGACCTCATGTTCGCCGCCCTGATCATCCTCAGCCATGCCTGCCTGTACCGGGCCGTCACGGACGAACGGCAGGGTTGCTGGCCGCTCTGGGGTCTGCTGCTGGCCGGAGTTGCAACCCTGGTCAAGGGGCCGCTGGGCTTCATCTTCCCGCTGGTGAACATCGGGCTCTACCTGACCTGGAAAAGTGAGGTAAAAAAGCTCTTCACCCGGCAGATGGGACTGGGTCTGCTCGCCATGTTCGGACTGCTGGCCGCCTGGATCATGGGCGTGATATGGACCGAGGGGGCGGATTTTCTCATGAAGACCGTGCTCGGACAACAGATCATCCAGCGGGCCACCAGGACCTTCCACCACCTGGAACCGTTCTACTGGTACATGATCGCCTTCCCCCTGGCCTGGCTGCCCTGGACCCTGGCCCTGTTCGTCACGCCCGTGCACAGGCTCTTCTCCATCGGCCACTGGGGCACGCTCTGGAAAAACCGCCGTCAGGCCGGACCCTCGGCCCTCCTGTGGATCATGTTCGCAGGCACATTCATTTTCCTGTCCTCGCTCAGCGGCAAGGTGCTCATCTACATCCTGCCCATGTTCCCGCCTCTGGCCATCCTGACCGCCCAGGCCCTGCAATCCATGGAAGAAAGGCGCTTGGGACGTCTCTGGACGCTCATTGCCGGACTCTGGATCACTGCCGGAGCCGGACTGCTCCTGGCCGGCGACCTGCTGCCCGTTCCGGTGCCCATCCGGGGCATGGGCATCAGCGCAGGCCTGCTCCTGCTCGGAGGCGCAGCCATGTCGGGGGTCCGCAGCCGGGACTACCGCACATGCCTGCTCACACTCTCTCTGGCCATGATCATTTGGCTCTATCCCATTGGCCTCATGGTGGCCCCTTCCCTGGACAATGCCATGAGCACCAAGCGCCAGGCCTTGATCCTCAGGGACTACATCGATCGGGGGTACGCACCCCTCGCGCTCAAGATTTATTCGGGGATATTCACGTACTATGCCGGTCACGACTTCACGGAGACCAACCATCTGGACCAACTGATCGCCACGGCCCAAGGCAAGGACAAGGTCGTCCTCTCCATCCGGGAAAGGCACTGGAACGACTGGAAAGACCAGTTGCCCGAATTCCACATCGTCGACCGGCAGTCCATAGCAGGCATGATGTATCTCATTGCCGTCAAGGACTGACATTTCAACAAAGCCCGACGCGGAATGCATTAGACAAATTCTAGACATTCCACTATACTCTTTCCTCAGGTATGACTTGTAAACTTTTTCATATGGCTTCAGCGCTCATGGTCGCCGCAATCCTTACGGGGTGCGCCGTCTATCCTGTTGTCCAGGTGGCGGGCGGTGCCATGACAGGGTATGACGCCGTGATGCTTGCCGACGACTACCTGCCCCGCAACAGTGTGGAAGGCGGGGATCTCTGCATCGTCCAGGACCGGATGATGGAGCGCAGGCTTCGTGAACGGCTTCAGGCAAACGGCCTGGCCGTTGCCGCCCACGTCATCGACGGCAAGGCCTATCTTGTGGGCCAGATGAAGAGCCGCAAGCAGGCGGATCACGCCGTGCAGGTTGCAGCAACGGTACAAGGCATCAAATCCATCACCTGCAAATTCTATCCGGCTTCCACAGTCAGGAATGCAGCCAGGGATGCGGCCAGGGACGAATTGCTCATCAAAGCCCTGACCGAACGATTCACCGAAACAAAACGGCTCCAGGGCGCTGACCTGCGAGTGGAGATGGTGCGAACCCATGCCGTGCTCATCGGAAGAGCCCGAAATTTCCACCAGAAAACCGCCGCCCTGGCCATTGCCTCCGAAGTCGGCGGCATCAGCGAAGTGACGGACTACATCACTGTCGCCACGTCACCCGTGCCTCCTGTCCAATCACCGCCGGGAGACGCCCGGGTCGCCAGCAAATAGCCAAATGAAAAGGCCCGGTCTCGCAGGAGATCGGGCCTTTTTTCAGTATGTACGGAAGCGTGCTAGTCCATGCAGTCGAAGATGCGCTCAAAGGTCTTGAGTACTTCCAGGCCGTCCTCGCCGGTGATGGGCACCGGAGTGCCCTTCCTGAGCGCGTTCAGGAACTGGGTCAGCTCCTCCTTGACCGGCTCGC is part of the Pseudodesulfovibrio sp. S3 genome and encodes:
- a CDS encoding BON domain-containing protein; the protein is MASALMVAAILTGCAVYPVVQVAGGAMTGYDAVMLADDYLPRNSVEGGDLCIVQDRMMERRLRERLQANGLAVAAHVIDGKAYLVGQMKSRKQADHAVQVAATVQGIKSITCKFYPASTVRNAARDAARDELLIKALTERFTETKRLQGADLRVEMVRTHAVLIGRARNFHQKTAALAIASEVGGISEVTDYITVATSPVPPVQSPPGDARVASK
- a CDS encoding phosphatase PAP2 family protein; protein product: MRSTSLTHWTLFSAPLLLILAAIWLGFTTEADVAVFFHDHRAVHPTLKTVMQLLTDWSNPLFYAGYGLTLLTAYKSNNRERVRFILILLVVQALVAGLAVHFLKTFIGRPRPGQGQWFDPLSSRGTQHSLPSGHTTEITGWALPLTLRLERIWLTGLFGVFVGLVGFSRIYLGWHHPSDVFFGWMLGSVSGFATVIIANSTLFTGRS
- a CDS encoding glycosyltransferase family 39 protein is translated as MSPFIARTWARLENHPWLTMTLAVLAQTWFTMGNRALWFSDEVRYANAYQNLAEGGKWMVLALNGQVYPDKPPVYFWFLWLLDTLTPFDAPEVFFLGAALSGLFFLFSAYVLARTLGFDKTVSLASTLILLSSFLLAALFHYSRMDLMFAALIILSHACLYRAVTDERQGCWPLWGLLLAGVATLVKGPLGFIFPLVNIGLYLTWKSEVKKLFTRQMGLGLLAMFGLLAAWIMGVIWTEGADFLMKTVLGQQIIQRATRTFHHLEPFYWYMIAFPLAWLPWTLALFVTPVHRLFSIGHWGTLWKNRRQAGPSALLWIMFAGTFIFLSSLSGKVLIYILPMFPPLAILTAQALQSMEERRLGRLWTLIAGLWITAGAGLLLAGDLLPVPVPIRGMGISAGLLLLGGAAMSGVRSRDYRTCLLTLSLAMIIWLYPIGLMVAPSLDNAMSTKRQALILRDYIDRGYAPLALKIYSGIFTYYAGHDFTETNHLDQLIATAQGKDKVVLSIRERHWNDWKDQLPEFHIVDRQSIAGMMYLIAVKD